The following coding sequences lie in one Mercenaria mercenaria strain notata chromosome 5, MADL_Memer_1, whole genome shotgun sequence genomic window:
- the LOC128556966 gene encoding patched domain-containing protein 3-like, with the protein MAITCNTCYDVVEKKIGSVFFAYGKFVARHPWKIIVIAILINGLLGIGMLRLNVLIEVEKVYTPINSQAGKDSDKLKDIFPDMSGSNFINYQMPDLGRNGEVIVKPKGGNILDGTFLTKLSSLYNNLLSINTTDGNGKTVTLNDICARSFGNCAIDGDIFVDPQFVNDVNTNTQIKFPYYTHATRGPVYYEQIVGGADVNSGVLQSATMLLLRVNLRTDSSYFIDSAKNWQESFLKAMKDFSSDDFEITYSHSDSLSEELNDNVNGDITFFSITFTIMITYACIATMTARCDVVGQRSNLGFAGVVAAGLAILASFGLVSACGVEFVSIVGAMPFLIIGIGVDDMFMLMSGITNADYELDVEARIGETMKTSGVSITITSLTDLLAFAAGASSIFLSVRNFCIYSGIAVIFCYINQATIFVSSIAINEKRMEENRHFATCFKMSEPKEETITKSTCSIVCSTGRRPKNQSESESYLDKIPRWLIPKLTMPIPAKIFILVSFAAYLSISIWGVTRMEEGLDLKHLVEESSYYYKFRQDLDSNFPLGTSVSLIFDDALVYSDTATQNKLDELLKSLKAEDTVQDNFEINWLSSYKMDSNYDTSTEQNFIAGLQTFLGIVSNTRFQNDVIIDSSNKSITASRIHVMSESITQSQEQGKFMLKMREIVSDSSLPVFAFSPAFLFYEQYVAILSQTLQTLGIAVAMVFFVTCIFMPHPLLLLYVTVTVAMITVGIFGFLPFLDLTLSAITMIHIIMSIGFSVDFAVHICHGYMISSGQNRNDRMTAGIIRSGAPIFHGAISSILGVIMLAAAKSFIFFSFFQVMSLVITFGILHALFLLPVILSLIGPSISKTGSMVDVKVDEINMDTPKSNVF; encoded by the exons ATGGCAATTACGTGTAACACTTGTTACGATGTGGTTGAGAAGAAAATTGGGTCTGTCTTTTTCGCATACGGAAAATTCGTCGCTAGGCATCCGTGGAAAATTATTGTCATAGCAATTCTTATAAATGGTCTTTTAGGTATAGGTATGCTACGACTTAACGTTTTGATTGAAGTTGAAAAAGTGTATACTCCTATAAACAGCCAAGCCGGTAAAGATAGCGATAAACTGAAAGACATTTTTCCAGATATGAGTGGATCTAACTTCATTAATTATCAAATGCCAGATCTGGGACGAAATGGCGAGGTTATTGTTAAGCCGAAAGGTGGAAATATATTAGATGGTACATTTCTTACAAAACTCAGCTCCCTTTATAACAATCTTTTGTCAATTAATACCACAGACGGTAATGGGAAGACAGTGACTCTAAATGATATATGTGCTAGAAGCTTTGGAAACTGTGCGATCGACGGAGATATATTTGTAGATCCGCAGTTCGTTAATGATGTCAACACTAACACACAAATAAAGTTTCCATATTATACCCATGCAACTAGAGGTCCCGTCTACTACGAGCAGATAGTTGGCGGAGCTGATGTGAATTCAGGTGTTCTTCAATCGGCTACGATGTTACTTCTCCGAGTTAACTTGAGAACGGATTCCTCATATTTCATCGACTCCGCTAAAAACTGGCAAGAATCTTTCCTGAAGGCGATGAAAGATTTTTCCTCGGACGATTTTGAGATTACCTACTCTCACTCAGACTCACTAAGTGAAGAATTAAATGATAACGTTAACggtgatataacatttttttctataactttCACGATAATGATAACTTATGCTTGTATAGCAACCATGACCGCACGATGCGATGTTGTTGGGCAAAGATCAAACCTAGGTTTTGCGGGAGTGGTTGCAGCTGGACTTGCAATATTAGCGTCATTTGGACTAGTAAGTGCATGCGGTGTTGAATTTGTCAGCATTGTTGGTGCAATGCCATTTTTAATCATAG GTATCGGAGTGGATGACATGTTTATGCTCATGTCAGGAATTACAAACGCAGATTACGAACTCGACGTTGAGGCTCGGATTGGAGAGACGATGAAAACCAGCGGCGTATCCATTACAATTACATCTCTCACAGACCTGTTAGCCTTTGCTGCTGGCGCTTCTTCAATTTTCCTCAGTGTGCGAAATTTTTGTATTTATAGCG GTATAGCAGTGATTTTCTGCTACATAAACCAAGCAACAATTTTCGTCTCAAGTATAGCCATTAACGAGAAGAGGATGGAAGAAAATCGTCATTTCGCGACATGCTTCAAAATGAGCGAACCTAAAGAGGAAACAATTACAAAGTCTACTTGTTCCATTGTGTGTTCCACGGGTAGAAGACCTAAAAATCAAAGTGAATCTGAAAGTTACCTCGACAAGATTCCAAGATGGCTTATTCCAAAATTGACAATGCCAATCCCAGCAAAAATTTTCATATTAGTTAGCTTTGCAGCCTACCTTTCAATCTCCATTTGGGGTGTAACTCGCATGGAAGAAGGTCTTGATTTAAAACATCTTGTCGAAGAATCATCATATTACTACAAGTTTAGACAAGATCTAGATTCTAATTTTCCACTCGGAACATCTGTCTCCCTTATATTTGACGATGCTCTAGTATACTCAGATACTGCAACTCAAAATAAGCTCGATGAGCTTCTTAAGTCATTAAAAGCAGAAGATACCGTTCaggataattttgaaataaactggCTCTCATCATATAAGATGGACTCAAATTATGATACTTCAACGGAGCAAAATTTTATCGCAGGATTGCAAACGTTTCTTGGCATTGTTAGTAATACCCGCTTCCAAAATGACGTTATTATCGACAGCAGTAACAAGAGTATCACAGCTTCGAGAATCCATGTAATGTCTGAAAGTATTACTCAGTCCCAAGAACAaggaaaatttatgttaaaaatgaGAGAGATAGTTTCCGATAGTTCCTTGCCTGTGTTTGCATTTTCTCCGGCTTTCCTTTTCTACGAACAGTATGTAGCAATATTATCCCAGACTCTCCAAACGCTTGGAATAGCTGTAGCAATGGTCTTCTTTGTAACGTGTATATTTATGCCACATCCTCTCCTTCTTCTTTACGTTACAGTCACTGTTGCTATGATTACAGTTGGAATATTTGGTTTTCTTCCATTTCTCGATCTTACCCTAAGTGCTATTACAATGATTCATATTATTATGAGCATTGGATTCTCCGTCGATTTTGCGGTACATATTTGCCATGGTTATATGATTTCAAGTGGTCAAAACAGAAATGATCGGATGACTGCTGGAATAATTAGATCAGGGGCTCCAATATTTCATGGGGCTATTTCTTCCATATTAGGAGTAATCATGCTTGCAGCAGCCAAATCTTTCATCTTCTTTTCCTTTTTCCAAGTAATGAGCCTTGTTATTACATTTGGAATTCTCCATGCACTTTTCTTACTTCCGGTTATTCTTTCCCTTATTGGTCCATCCATTTCTAAGACGGGGTCTATGGTTGATGTTAAGGTAGATGAAATAAATATGGATACTCCGAAAAGTAAcgtattctga